A section of the Phycodurus eques isolate BA_2022a chromosome 4, UOR_Pequ_1.1, whole genome shotgun sequence genome encodes:
- the LOC133402082 gene encoding glutathione S-transferase kappa 1-like, whose translation MTSRKVIELFYDVVSPYSWLAFEVMCRYRSVWNIELKLKPAFLGGVMQGSGNKPPGLVPNKFMWMAKDLCHLADYFNIPLHFPSDPAEAMFRKGSLNAMRFVKAVQEKEIGGDQQVEKVSRELWRRIWCEDKDITEPASLAEAAQKAGLSRSEIEELQKLCTTQEIKDKLKSSTQDALDYGAFGFPLMVCHINGKAEMFFGSDRFEIMAHCLGEKWLGPQPGHLARLSANL comes from the exons ATGACCTCCAGGAAAGTGATCGAGTTGTTCTACGATGTGGTGTCTCCGTACTCCTGGCTGGCCTTTGAG GTCATGTGTCGCTACAGAAGCGTGTGGAACATTGAGCTCAAGCTGAAACCTGCGTTTCTGGGTGGCGTCATGCAAGGTTCTG GCAACAAGCCCCCTGGACTGGTTCCGAATAAATTCATGTGGATGGCCAAGGATCTGTGTCACCTGGCCGACTATTTCAACATCCCATTACACTTCCCTTCAGACCCTGCCGAAGCCATGTTCAGGAAAG GCTCCTTGAATGCAATGCGCTTTGTGAAAGCAGTGCAGGAGAAGGAGATAGGCGGAGACCAACAGGTGGAGAAGGTGTCCAGAGAGCTCTGGAGAAGAATCTGGTGTGAAGACAAAGACATCACTGAGCCTGCATCACTGGCTGAG GCAGCGCAGAAAGCTGGCTTGAGCAGGAGTGAGATTGAAGAGTTGCAGAAGCTGTGCACCACGCAGGAAATCAAAGACAAGCTGAAGAGCAGCACACAGGACGCACTGGATTATGGG GCGTTTGGCTTCCCCCTGATGGTGTGTCACATCAACGGGAAAGCTGAGATGTTTTTTGGCTCCGACAGATTTGAGATTATGGCCCATTGTCTTG gtgaaaAGTGGCTCGGACCTCAGCCTGGTCATCTTGCAAGGTTATCGGCCAACTTGTGA
- the styk1b gene encoding tyrosine-protein kinase STYK1b, with protein sequence MSSISDADFRCQQGDTICEIREYEKEVIIVPILLLAIFVVTLVFILLLRFCPEKVDRIRLSTVKSTFRRELHGIDAPLGINVLEHESIALDVPNSYSTFQPASTYASKKLSLSVDMPPVSTGAQALAYKPAFDPVVQPRELPRQRLPESFNLVAPLPGSFSLRSDSAVSLYRACMENRNVVLRVLNDSADASERHNFLGFASFLAELGTHPFLPELLGVVSLRAPLVTVVEELENQDLLSFMWRCREEDVNPPCEMTERRIFTMAQHVISALTFLHSKDLLHGNIRARSVLVSKAHTAKLWGLHGVYTRKNQETTQKDDPSMKKWQAPEILARRTVGPSSDVWSFGILLYEMATLGEAPFAEIPVNELLQFHQRGKTLKKHPNCSNALYAVIKGCCQWKDPDRPTLAEVTRKLVSGEKSASDKVLKGVPVILERYRHEAGYGEANSYTVF encoded by the exons ATGTCGTCGATATCAGACGCAGACTTTCGCTGTCAGCAAGGAGACACAATCTGTG AGATCCGCGAGTACGAGAAGGAAGTGATCATTGTGCCCATCCTGCTGCTGGCCATCTTCGTGGTCACGCTGGTCTTCATCCTGCTGCTGCGTTTCTGTCCAGAGAAGGTGGACCGCATCCGTCTCAGCACCGTGAAGTCCACCTTCAGGAGGGAGCTGCATGGCATCGACG CTCCACTCGGTATCAATGTGCTGGAGCACGAAAGCATCGCTCTGGATGTGCCCAACTCCTACTCCACCTTCCAACCGGCCAGCACCTACGCGTCCAAAAAGCTCTCGCTGTCCGTGGACATGCCCCCGGTGTCGACCGGCGCCCAAGCGCTGGCCTACAAGCCTGCGTTCGACCCAGTCGTCCAGCCCCGAGAGCTGCCCCGCCAGAGGCTGCCCGAGTCCTTCAACCTCGTTGCCCCTCTGCCCGGGTCCTTCTCCCTGCGCTCAGACTCTGCCGTGTCCCTCTACAGGGCCTGCATGGAAAACAGGAACGTGGTCCTGCGGGTGCTAAATG ACTCCGCCGACGCCAGCGAGAGACACAACTTCCTGGGCTTTGCGTCGTTCCTGGCCGAGCTGGGAACGCACCCGTTCTTGCCCGAGCTCCTGGGCGTGGTTTCACTGCGTGCCCCTCTGGTGACGGTGGTGGAGGAGCTGGAGAACCAGGACCTGCTCAGTTTCATGTGGAGGTGCAGAGAG GAAGACGTGAATCCGCCATGCGAGATGACTGAGAGGCGAATATTTACCATGGCCCAACATGTGATCTCAGCGCTG ACGTTCCTCCACAGCAAAGATCTCCTGCACGGGAACATCCGCGCCCGCAGCGTCCTGGTCAGCAAGGCCCACACAGCCAAATTGTGGGGCCTTCACGGGGTCTACACCCGCAAGAACCAGGAGACCACACAGAAGGACGATCCCAGCATGAAGAAGTGGCAGGCGCCGGAGATTTTGGCCAGGAGAACCGTTGGTCCCAGCAGTGACGT ATGGTCTTTTGGCATCTTACTGTATGAAATGGCAACACTGG GAGAAGCGCCATTTGCAGAGATCCCTGTCAATGAGCTCCTGCAATTCCACCAGCGAGGTAAAACTCTGAAGAAGCATCCCAACTGCTCCAATGCCCT CTATGCCGTCATTAAGGGTTGTTGCCAGTGGAAAGATCCGGATCGACCCACGCTGGCCGAGGTGACTCGCAAGCTCGTGTCCGGGGAGAAGAGCGCCTCAGACAAAGTCCTCAAGGGAGTGCCGGTCATCTTGGAGCGGTACCGGCACGAGGCCGGATATGGGGAGGCTAACAGCTACACGGTCTTCTGA
- the phc1 gene encoding polyhomeotic-like protein 1 isoform X1 gives MDASEDQNTSTNTTTTNGNPQTSRTSRTPQIAHMSLYERQAVQALQALQRQPNAAQYFQQLMLQQQINNAQLHNLAAVQQATLAASRQSNTPSSSISQATTTVNLSTTSAGGTAVTPRPHGPATSATTTALNQSVLLGGNSPGQGQMYLRVNRSLRAPLASQLIFMPGGTATATVTTVAQTQQQQQQQQQQQQQQQTEAPTSASAQSDNDQVQNLALHCASTPRAVAIKSELPERKEPGSFPVSQQQQVQPQQQAVKSSGNTMAVKGSNQPAINVPPPAASVAPSASSTPALPLSQLLLSPSAAPVILVPTSNVTTSTQGYSIGSVAPKANVNTQTLVVQPLQQASAVADKGPVPIQPKTVQGHRLPVQVSPRQPLPILPAPPGNSQAAHNPPHIPVQLVGARQCMGGSVQAVALAQVRNVTTQENVNANATSHNTSTTVNKSANGSLKRKSDCDAPNETTAGSSESVSMKDAAPALTQTLTKDSAAPLPPASLLPPNLSLPLPLSRVGHGDKERAPLPQAVVKPQVLTHLIEGFVIQEGAEPFPVAGLLKDRDFALGARVENGPPMLKCEYCLSLAPASQFRGTKRFCTNTCAKRYNVSCSQHYKSSRGIGGTAGPPPPPPPAKNAARRRGPPRRSSSNTNKLSGQHRNVKCHSDSSHSEEASSDGDEEEDEEEEEDTPSLSPSSSHSRNNAPQSDASAPGSLPMETAGFLSATPAQWSVEEVCRFISSLQGCEELAAHFLSQEIDGQALLLLREDHLISTMNIKLGPALKICASINSLRE, from the exons ATGGATGCAAGTGAGGACCAAAACACCAGCacaaacaccaccaccaccaatgGAAACCCTCAGACCAGCAGAACCTCCCGCACACCGCAGATTGCCCACATGTCTCTCTATGAGCGGCAGGCCGTGCAG GCACTTCAAGCCTTGCAGAGACAGCCGAACGCAGCGCAGTACTTCCAGCAACTCATGCTTCAGCAGCAGATCAACAATGCTCAACTTCATAACCTGGCAGCTGTGCAACAG GCTACTCTTGCAGCGAGTCGCCAGTCTAACACCCCGAGTAGCAGCATCTCACAGGCGACCACCACT GTTAACCTCAGTACCACATCGGCAGGGGGAACTGCAGTGACGCCTCGTCCCCACGGGCCAGCCACCTCTGCGACAACTACCGCCCTCAACCAGTCAGTGTTGTTGGGGGGGAACTCGCCAGGACAGGGGCAGATGTATCTTAGG GTGAACCGTTCTCTCAGGGCTCCGCTGGCCTCTCAGCTCATCTTCATGCCGGGGGGTACAGCAACAGCTACTGTTACTACAGTGGCCCAgacccagcagcagcagcagcagcaacaacaacaacaacagcaacaacagacTGAAGCGCCTACCTCAGCCAGCGCTCAGTCTGATAATGATCAG GTGCAGAATCTAGCCTTACACTGTGCGTCCACTCCCAGAGCGGTCGCCATCAAGTCCGAGCTCCCCGAGAGGAAAGAGCCTGGCAGCTTTCCTGTCAGTCAGCAGCAGCAAGTTCAACCCCAGCAGCAAGCGGTCAAATCATCCGGCAACACGATGGCCGTCAAAGGCTCCAACCAGCCCGCGATCAACGTCCCTCCTCCCGCTGCGTCGGTGGCCCCCTCCGCCTCGTCCACTCCAGCGCTCCCACTTTCCCAGCTTCTCCTGTCGCCCTCGGCTGCCCCCGTCATTCTGGTGCCCACCTCCAATGTCACTACCTCCACCCAGGGCTATTCCATTGGCTCGGTCGCCCCTAAGGCCAACGTCAACACGCAGACTCTGGTGGTGCAGCCCCTCCAGCAGGCCAGCGCTGTTGCCGACAAAGGCCCCGTGCCCATCCAGCCCAAGACAGTGCAGGGACACCGCTTACCCGTGCAGGTGTCCCCCCGACAGCCGCTTCCTATTCTCCCAGCCCCGCCCGGCAATAGCCAGGCGGCCCACAATCCCCCGCATATTCCAGTGCAGCTGGTGGGGGCCAGGCAGTGCATGGGAGGAAGCGTGCAGGCCGTGGCTCTGGCGCAGGTGCGAAACGTCACAACCCAGGAAAACGTTAACGCTAATGCCACCTCACACAACACTTCTACAACTGTG AATAAGTCTGCCAACGGCTCCCTGAAGAGGAAGTCGGACTGCGATGCACCCAACGAAACGACTGCAGGTTCTTCCGAATCTGTTTCGATGAAAGACGCTGCTCCTGCTTTAACTCAGACACTGACAAAGGATTCAG CAGCTCCTCTTCCCCCAGCCTCCTTGTTGCCACCCAACCTGTCCTTGCCTCTGCCGCTGTCGAGGGTGGGCCACGGCGACAAAGAGCGGGCGCCGCTCCCCCAAGCGGTGGTCAAACCTCAAGTCCTCACGCACCTCATTGAGGGCTTCGTCATCCAGGAGGGAGCTGAGCCTTTCCCT gtCGCCGGGCTCCTTAAAGATCGTGACTTTGCCCTGGGTGCCCGTGTAGAGAATGGCCCACCGA TGTTGAAATGTGAGTACTGCTTAAGCCTGGCACCGGCCAGCCAGTTCAGAGGAACCAAGAGATTCTGCACCAACACCTGTGCTAAAAG GTACAATGTAAGCTGCAGCCAACACTACAAGTCAAGCAGAGGGATAGGCGGCACCGCGGGGCCAcctccgcctccgccgccgGCCAAGAATGCTGCCAGGCGCCGCGGACCCCCTCGCCGCAGCAGCTCCAATACCAACAAGTTGTCCGGCCAGCATCGAAACGTCAAG TGCCACTCGGACTCCAGCCACTCAGAGGAAGCGTCCAGTGACGGcgatgaggaggaagatgaggaggaagaggaggacaccCCTTCCCTTTCTCCCAGCTCCTCCCACTCACGCAACAACGCTCCCCAGTCGGACGCCTCGGCTCCCGGGAGCCTCCCCATGGAAACGGCCGGCTTCCTGTCGGCCACTCCAGCCCAGTGGAGCGTGGAAGAAGTGTGCAGGTTCATCTCGTCGCTTCAAG GCTGCGAGGAGCTGGCCGCTCACTTCCTGTCCCAGGAAATCGACGGGCAGgctctgctgctcctccgcgaGGACCATCTCATCTCGACCATGAACATCAAGCTGGGTCCTGCCCTCAAGATCTGCGCCTCCATCAACAGCCTACGCGAGTGA
- the phc1 gene encoding polyhomeotic-like protein 1 isoform X2 yields the protein MDASEDQNTSTNTTTTNGNPQTSRTSRTPQIAHMSLYERQAVQALQALQRQPNAAQYFQQLMLQQQINNAQLHNLAAVQQATLAASRQSNTPSSSISQATTTVNLSTTSAGGTAVTPRPHGPATSATTTALNQSVLLGGNSPGQGQMYLRVNRSLRAPLASQLIFMPGGTATATVTTVAQTQQQQQQQQQQQQQQQTEAPTSASAQSDNDQVQNLALHCASTPRAVAIKSELPERKEPGSFPVSQQQQVQPQQQAVKSSGNTMAVKGSNQPAINVPPPAASVAPSASSTPALPLSQLLLSPSAAPVILVPTSNVTTSTQGYSIGSVAPKANVNTQTLVVQPLQQASAVADKGPVPIQPKTVQGHRLPVQVSPRQPLPILPAPPGNSQAAHNPPHIPVQLVGARQCMGGSVQAVALAQVRNVTTQENVNANATSHNTSTTVNKSANGSLKRKSDCDAPNETTAGSSESVSMKDAAPALTQTLTKDSAPLPPASLLPPNLSLPLPLSRVGHGDKERAPLPQAVVKPQVLTHLIEGFVIQEGAEPFPVAGLLKDRDFALGARVENGPPMLKCEYCLSLAPASQFRGTKRFCTNTCAKRYNVSCSQHYKSSRGIGGTAGPPPPPPPAKNAARRRGPPRRSSSNTNKLSGQHRNVKCHSDSSHSEEASSDGDEEEDEEEEEDTPSLSPSSSHSRNNAPQSDASAPGSLPMETAGFLSATPAQWSVEEVCRFISSLQGCEELAAHFLSQEIDGQALLLLREDHLISTMNIKLGPALKICASINSLRE from the exons ATGGATGCAAGTGAGGACCAAAACACCAGCacaaacaccaccaccaccaatgGAAACCCTCAGACCAGCAGAACCTCCCGCACACCGCAGATTGCCCACATGTCTCTCTATGAGCGGCAGGCCGTGCAG GCACTTCAAGCCTTGCAGAGACAGCCGAACGCAGCGCAGTACTTCCAGCAACTCATGCTTCAGCAGCAGATCAACAATGCTCAACTTCATAACCTGGCAGCTGTGCAACAG GCTACTCTTGCAGCGAGTCGCCAGTCTAACACCCCGAGTAGCAGCATCTCACAGGCGACCACCACT GTTAACCTCAGTACCACATCGGCAGGGGGAACTGCAGTGACGCCTCGTCCCCACGGGCCAGCCACCTCTGCGACAACTACCGCCCTCAACCAGTCAGTGTTGTTGGGGGGGAACTCGCCAGGACAGGGGCAGATGTATCTTAGG GTGAACCGTTCTCTCAGGGCTCCGCTGGCCTCTCAGCTCATCTTCATGCCGGGGGGTACAGCAACAGCTACTGTTACTACAGTGGCCCAgacccagcagcagcagcagcagcaacaacaacaacaacagcaacaacagacTGAAGCGCCTACCTCAGCCAGCGCTCAGTCTGATAATGATCAG GTGCAGAATCTAGCCTTACACTGTGCGTCCACTCCCAGAGCGGTCGCCATCAAGTCCGAGCTCCCCGAGAGGAAAGAGCCTGGCAGCTTTCCTGTCAGTCAGCAGCAGCAAGTTCAACCCCAGCAGCAAGCGGTCAAATCATCCGGCAACACGATGGCCGTCAAAGGCTCCAACCAGCCCGCGATCAACGTCCCTCCTCCCGCTGCGTCGGTGGCCCCCTCCGCCTCGTCCACTCCAGCGCTCCCACTTTCCCAGCTTCTCCTGTCGCCCTCGGCTGCCCCCGTCATTCTGGTGCCCACCTCCAATGTCACTACCTCCACCCAGGGCTATTCCATTGGCTCGGTCGCCCCTAAGGCCAACGTCAACACGCAGACTCTGGTGGTGCAGCCCCTCCAGCAGGCCAGCGCTGTTGCCGACAAAGGCCCCGTGCCCATCCAGCCCAAGACAGTGCAGGGACACCGCTTACCCGTGCAGGTGTCCCCCCGACAGCCGCTTCCTATTCTCCCAGCCCCGCCCGGCAATAGCCAGGCGGCCCACAATCCCCCGCATATTCCAGTGCAGCTGGTGGGGGCCAGGCAGTGCATGGGAGGAAGCGTGCAGGCCGTGGCTCTGGCGCAGGTGCGAAACGTCACAACCCAGGAAAACGTTAACGCTAATGCCACCTCACACAACACTTCTACAACTGTG AATAAGTCTGCCAACGGCTCCCTGAAGAGGAAGTCGGACTGCGATGCACCCAACGAAACGACTGCAGGTTCTTCCGAATCTGTTTCGATGAAAGACGCTGCTCCTGCTTTAACTCAGACACTGACAAAGGATTCAG CTCCTCTTCCCCCAGCCTCCTTGTTGCCACCCAACCTGTCCTTGCCTCTGCCGCTGTCGAGGGTGGGCCACGGCGACAAAGAGCGGGCGCCGCTCCCCCAAGCGGTGGTCAAACCTCAAGTCCTCACGCACCTCATTGAGGGCTTCGTCATCCAGGAGGGAGCTGAGCCTTTCCCT gtCGCCGGGCTCCTTAAAGATCGTGACTTTGCCCTGGGTGCCCGTGTAGAGAATGGCCCACCGA TGTTGAAATGTGAGTACTGCTTAAGCCTGGCACCGGCCAGCCAGTTCAGAGGAACCAAGAGATTCTGCACCAACACCTGTGCTAAAAG GTACAATGTAAGCTGCAGCCAACACTACAAGTCAAGCAGAGGGATAGGCGGCACCGCGGGGCCAcctccgcctccgccgccgGCCAAGAATGCTGCCAGGCGCCGCGGACCCCCTCGCCGCAGCAGCTCCAATACCAACAAGTTGTCCGGCCAGCATCGAAACGTCAAG TGCCACTCGGACTCCAGCCACTCAGAGGAAGCGTCCAGTGACGGcgatgaggaggaagatgaggaggaagaggaggacaccCCTTCCCTTTCTCCCAGCTCCTCCCACTCACGCAACAACGCTCCCCAGTCGGACGCCTCGGCTCCCGGGAGCCTCCCCATGGAAACGGCCGGCTTCCTGTCGGCCACTCCAGCCCAGTGGAGCGTGGAAGAAGTGTGCAGGTTCATCTCGTCGCTTCAAG GCTGCGAGGAGCTGGCCGCTCACTTCCTGTCCCAGGAAATCGACGGGCAGgctctgctgctcctccgcgaGGACCATCTCATCTCGACCATGAACATCAAGCTGGGTCCTGCCCTCAAGATCTGCGCCTCCATCAACAGCCTACGCGAGTGA
- the phc1 gene encoding polyhomeotic-like protein 1 isoform X3, producing MVNLSTTSAGGTAVTPRPHGPATSATTTALNQSVLLGGNSPGQGQMYLRVNRSLRAPLASQLIFMPGGTATATVTTVAQTQQQQQQQQQQQQQQQTEAPTSASAQSDNDQVQNLALHCASTPRAVAIKSELPERKEPGSFPVSQQQQVQPQQQAVKSSGNTMAVKGSNQPAINVPPPAASVAPSASSTPALPLSQLLLSPSAAPVILVPTSNVTTSTQGYSIGSVAPKANVNTQTLVVQPLQQASAVADKGPVPIQPKTVQGHRLPVQVSPRQPLPILPAPPGNSQAAHNPPHIPVQLVGARQCMGGSVQAVALAQVRNVTTQENVNANATSHNTSTTVNKSANGSLKRKSDCDAPNETTAGSSESVSMKDAAPALTQTLTKDSAAPLPPASLLPPNLSLPLPLSRVGHGDKERAPLPQAVVKPQVLTHLIEGFVIQEGAEPFPVAGLLKDRDFALGARVENGPPMLKCEYCLSLAPASQFRGTKRFCTNTCAKRYNVSCSQHYKSSRGIGGTAGPPPPPPPAKNAARRRGPPRRSSSNTNKLSGQHRNVKCHSDSSHSEEASSDGDEEEDEEEEEDTPSLSPSSSHSRNNAPQSDASAPGSLPMETAGFLSATPAQWSVEEVCRFISSLQGCEELAAHFLSQEIDGQALLLLREDHLISTMNIKLGPALKICASINSLRE from the exons atg GTTAACCTCAGTACCACATCGGCAGGGGGAACTGCAGTGACGCCTCGTCCCCACGGGCCAGCCACCTCTGCGACAACTACCGCCCTCAACCAGTCAGTGTTGTTGGGGGGGAACTCGCCAGGACAGGGGCAGATGTATCTTAGG GTGAACCGTTCTCTCAGGGCTCCGCTGGCCTCTCAGCTCATCTTCATGCCGGGGGGTACAGCAACAGCTACTGTTACTACAGTGGCCCAgacccagcagcagcagcagcagcaacaacaacaacaacagcaacaacagacTGAAGCGCCTACCTCAGCCAGCGCTCAGTCTGATAATGATCAG GTGCAGAATCTAGCCTTACACTGTGCGTCCACTCCCAGAGCGGTCGCCATCAAGTCCGAGCTCCCCGAGAGGAAAGAGCCTGGCAGCTTTCCTGTCAGTCAGCAGCAGCAAGTTCAACCCCAGCAGCAAGCGGTCAAATCATCCGGCAACACGATGGCCGTCAAAGGCTCCAACCAGCCCGCGATCAACGTCCCTCCTCCCGCTGCGTCGGTGGCCCCCTCCGCCTCGTCCACTCCAGCGCTCCCACTTTCCCAGCTTCTCCTGTCGCCCTCGGCTGCCCCCGTCATTCTGGTGCCCACCTCCAATGTCACTACCTCCACCCAGGGCTATTCCATTGGCTCGGTCGCCCCTAAGGCCAACGTCAACACGCAGACTCTGGTGGTGCAGCCCCTCCAGCAGGCCAGCGCTGTTGCCGACAAAGGCCCCGTGCCCATCCAGCCCAAGACAGTGCAGGGACACCGCTTACCCGTGCAGGTGTCCCCCCGACAGCCGCTTCCTATTCTCCCAGCCCCGCCCGGCAATAGCCAGGCGGCCCACAATCCCCCGCATATTCCAGTGCAGCTGGTGGGGGCCAGGCAGTGCATGGGAGGAAGCGTGCAGGCCGTGGCTCTGGCGCAGGTGCGAAACGTCACAACCCAGGAAAACGTTAACGCTAATGCCACCTCACACAACACTTCTACAACTGTG AATAAGTCTGCCAACGGCTCCCTGAAGAGGAAGTCGGACTGCGATGCACCCAACGAAACGACTGCAGGTTCTTCCGAATCTGTTTCGATGAAAGACGCTGCTCCTGCTTTAACTCAGACACTGACAAAGGATTCAG CAGCTCCTCTTCCCCCAGCCTCCTTGTTGCCACCCAACCTGTCCTTGCCTCTGCCGCTGTCGAGGGTGGGCCACGGCGACAAAGAGCGGGCGCCGCTCCCCCAAGCGGTGGTCAAACCTCAAGTCCTCACGCACCTCATTGAGGGCTTCGTCATCCAGGAGGGAGCTGAGCCTTTCCCT gtCGCCGGGCTCCTTAAAGATCGTGACTTTGCCCTGGGTGCCCGTGTAGAGAATGGCCCACCGA TGTTGAAATGTGAGTACTGCTTAAGCCTGGCACCGGCCAGCCAGTTCAGAGGAACCAAGAGATTCTGCACCAACACCTGTGCTAAAAG GTACAATGTAAGCTGCAGCCAACACTACAAGTCAAGCAGAGGGATAGGCGGCACCGCGGGGCCAcctccgcctccgccgccgGCCAAGAATGCTGCCAGGCGCCGCGGACCCCCTCGCCGCAGCAGCTCCAATACCAACAAGTTGTCCGGCCAGCATCGAAACGTCAAG TGCCACTCGGACTCCAGCCACTCAGAGGAAGCGTCCAGTGACGGcgatgaggaggaagatgaggaggaagaggaggacaccCCTTCCCTTTCTCCCAGCTCCTCCCACTCACGCAACAACGCTCCCCAGTCGGACGCCTCGGCTCCCGGGAGCCTCCCCATGGAAACGGCCGGCTTCCTGTCGGCCACTCCAGCCCAGTGGAGCGTGGAAGAAGTGTGCAGGTTCATCTCGTCGCTTCAAG GCTGCGAGGAGCTGGCCGCTCACTTCCTGTCCCAGGAAATCGACGGGCAGgctctgctgctcctccgcgaGGACCATCTCATCTCGACCATGAACATCAAGCTGGGTCCTGCCCTCAAGATCTGCGCCTCCATCAACAGCCTACGCGAGTGA